A stretch of Malassezia japonica chromosome 6, complete sequence DNA encodes these proteins:
- a CDS encoding uncharacterized protein (COG:S; EggNog:ENOG503Q320) — translation MTERDTLLSAARSETVVQTRDLPISLTDSVLQNQRDTGRPPSRTRRSSTSSKASNLSMSPPVGAAVGRRASTRRGSDATRPDLNGSRARRSSDVSRRGSDAGMRPVVRGEEPQALATRQRSGSEAARLPDHAEEEDDDDEFFDMEPEPSKAASAKTRAPAARERDLPAVPVAERTESAAARPARSATSSRAAKGAAAAAGGAAVGAAGGAAVGKAAPDAPKHDSQLLFHQAKDRADRISKLKTSDVMITTEELRDDIALARRAMHLFLNSRMHEAYELVTVHSEKRLYYAVAYALLSTIKAIMTFEHQDLATAISHCKDALSIASHLRKRSSVITSFGRFVRGAGPSVTWVATMTPVQQHAELVTAECTLLKAVLGIAHSGDIFSFLSEALHMRAAYGAYHSLLKFIEWEDQHGSGTSGATHSDNDFRSGVYLGSGCISLILGLLPSKVLKIMEVFGYEGNVDVGLQLMSKAGKWSSDPAVKEPGETIETEGVRRVLCDMTMLVYHLVVSTFVPVPGVDIPYAEKVLDYHLERYPRGVFFLYFHGRLYSTQALSKHAIECFKDARDIQEEYVQLKHICYWDMSLCSMSLAQWRDTYDDFSVLAEENNWSKAVYNYGRAAALYQCDDAASREQAADIFARVPSMTQKIAGKSIPLEKFVARKARKMIEQGYLTLPAMEFAYMCHCYTTASHRSLTQVLLPMVDDTLAQLGSGEATGERLDDLCLAHFLRGVILRNIAYPEEHVRFDGKRRMSVKDAARESEKSLLYVANHGANLSYDHYLVYFSHYELGRLYIGERRYAEARSELEIILSNKNLGDHGRKGKYSMQNMAVLRSNGALELLDQAERM, via the coding sequence ATGACTGAACGCGACACTCTTTTGTCTGCTGCGCGTTCCGAGACGGTTGTGCAGACGCGCGATCTGCCCATCAGTCTCACCGACTCCGTGTTGCAGAACCAACGCGATACTGGACGGCCGCcatcgcgcacgcgccgcagctcgacgtcgagcaAGGCGTCGAACCTCTCCATGTCGCCCCCGGTCGGTGCTGCTGTgggccgacgcgcgtcgacacgccgcgggagcgacgcgacgcgtcctGATCTGAACGgatcgcgcgcgcgccgcagcagcgacgtgaGCCGCCGTGGCAGCGACGCTGGTATGCGCCCCGTCGTACGCGGTGAGGAGCCGCAAGCCCTTGCGACTCGCCAACGCAGCGGTAGCGAGGCCGCGCGTCTTCCCGACCACGCGGAGGAGGAAGATGACGACGATGAGTTCTTCGACATGGAACCTGAGCCCTCGAAGGCGGCTTCCGCCAAGACGCGCGCCCCTGCAGCCCGGGAGCGCGATCTTCCTGCTGTGCCTGTGgcggagcgcaccgagtctgcggccgcgcgccctgcgcggTCTGCCACCTCGAGCCGTGCCGCGaaaggcgcggcggcggcggctggcGGTGctgccgtcggcgcggcgggtgGTGCTGCGGTGGGTAAAGCCGCGCCGGATGCCCCCAAGCACGACTCGCAGCTCCTCTTCCACCAGGCCAAGGACCGTGCTGACCGGATTTCGAAGCTGAAGACTTCGGACGTGATGATAACTACGGAGGAGCTTCGCGACGACATTGCGCTTGCACGTCGTGCGATGCACCTCTTTTTGAACAGTCGCATGCACGAAGCGTATGAGCTGGTCACTGTGCACTCTGAGAAGCGCCTCTACTATGCGGTGGCCTATGCGCTGCTTTCCACCATCAAAGCCATCATGACCTTTGAGCACCAGGACCTTGCGACGGCTATTTCGCACTGCAAGGACGCGCTATCCATTGCATCgcacctgcgcaagcgTAGCTCGGTCATTACCTCCTTTGGCCGTTTCGTCCGTGGCGCCGGCCCCTCGGTGACGTGGGTCGCGACAATGACGCcggtgcagcagcacgccgagcttgtGACGGCCGAGTgcacgctgctcaaggCTGTTCTTGGCATTGCGCACTCTGGTGACATCTTTAGTTTCctgagcgaggcgctgcacatgcgcgcggcgtacggTGCCTACCACAGTCTGCTCAAGTTTATCGAGTGGGAGGACCAGCACGGGAGCGGCACGTCGGGAGCGACGCACTCGGACAATGACTTCCGCAGCGGTGTGTACCTTGGTTCCGGCTGCATCAGCCTGatcctcggcctgctcccCAGCAAGGTGCTCAAGATCATGGAGGTCTTTGGCTACGAAGGCAATGTCGACGTCGGTCTGCAGCTCATGTCTAAGGCCGGCAAGTGGTCGAGTGATCCCGCGGTGAAGGAGCCTGGCGAGACGATCGAGACAGAGGGTGTACGTCGTGTGCTCTGTGACATGACGATGCTTGTGTACCACCTGGTCGTCTCCACGTTTGTGCCCGTGCCCGGTGTGGACATCCCCTATGCGGAGAAGGTGCTCGACTACCACCTGGAGCGCTACCCCCGTGGTGTCTTTTTCCTCTACTTCCACGGCCGCCTCTATtcgacgcaggcgctttCGAAGCACGCGATCGAGTGCTTCAAGGATGCGCGCGACATCCAGGAAGAGTATGTGCAGCTCAAGCACATCTGTTACTGGGACATGTCGCTCTGCTCTATGTCGCTGGCGCAGTGGCGCGACACCTACGACGACTTTTCCGTGCTCGCCGAAGAGAACAACTGGTCCAAGGCCGTGTACAACTacggccgtgccgccgcgctgtaCCAGTGCGACGatgccgcctcgcgcgagcaggcggcagACATCTTTGCGCGTGTCCCTTCAATGACACAAAAGATTGCCGGCAAGAGTATCCCCCTGGAGAAGTTTGTTGCACGCAAAGCACGCAAGATGATCGAGCAGGGCTACCTGACGCTTCCCGCGATGGAGTTTGCATACATGTGCCATTGCTACACGACCGCATCGCACCGGTCGCTCACGCAGGTCCTGCTGCCGATGGTcgacgacacgctcgcccagctcggctcgggcgaggcgaccggcgagcgcctcgacgacctgtGTCTCGCGCACTTTTTGCGTGGTGTGATCCTGCGCAACATTGCATACCCCGAGGAGCACGTGCGCTTCgacggcaagcgccgcatgTCCGTCaaggacgccgcgcgcgagtcggAAAAGAGCCTGCTCTACGTTGCGAACCACGGCGCAAATCTCTCGTACGACCACTACCTGGTGTACTTCAGCCACTACGAGCTCGGTCGCCTGTACattggcgagcgccgctacgccgaggcgcgctcggAGCTCGAGATCATTCTAAGCAACAAGAACCTCGGTGACCACGGCCGCAAGGGCAAGTACAGCATGCAGAACATGGCCGTCCTGCGCTCCAacggcgcgctggagctcctcgaccaaGCCGAGCGTATGTAG